One region of Scophthalmus maximus strain ysfricsl-2021 chromosome 15, ASM2237912v1, whole genome shotgun sequence genomic DNA includes:
- the gng2 gene encoding guanine nucleotide-binding protein G(I)/G(S)/G(O) subunit gamma-2 produces the protein MASNNTASIAQARKLVEQLKMEANIDRIKVSKAAADLMSYCEAHAKEDPLLSPVPASENPFREKKFFCAIL, from the exons ATGGCGAGCAACAACACGGCCAGCATCGCACAAGCCAGGAAgctggtggagcagctgaagatgGAGGCCAACATCGACAGGATAAAG GTGTCAAAAGCAGCGGCAGACTTAATGTCATACTGCGAAGCTCATGCCAAAGAGGACCCTCTGCTATCGCCGGTGCCGGCGTCCGAGAACCCGTTCAGGGAGAAGAAGTTCTTCTGCGCCATCCTGTAA
- the frmd6 gene encoding FERM domain-containing protein 6 → MNKLHFHNNRTMQDRRCVCVFLPNDDTLNVIVNVKTLCQELLVQVCDLLRLKDCHLFGLSVIQNNEHIYMELAQKLSKYCPKEWKREASKGIDQFGPPMIIHFRAQYYVENGRLISDRAARYYYYWHLRKQVLLSQCIQREEAYFLLAAFALQADLGNFKRNKHFGKYFEPEAYFPPWVITKRGREYILRHIPNMHKDQFALTASEAHLKYIKESAQLDDVTVHYYRLYKDKKEVEASLTLGLTLRGIQIFQNVGSVRQLLYDFPWTNVGKLVFVGKKFEILPDGLPSARKLMYYTGCPLRSRHLLQLLSNSHRLYMNLQPVLKQVRRLEENEDKKQYRESYISDALELDMDHLDKRSRASGSSAGSVSHHKRLSRHSTTTSHGSSHTSGIETDSFRAPGQAPHRPLRTCSSSTTSHGSSHTSGIESSGKERILDDDEIEMLVDDPKDYEELHEMALDQELCIHITEDMLTMSPDQTNGFSGLIVKDVSSSTSSSSETVVKMRGQSIESLPQTSACRKPDSSTDRHSQSLDDVRLYQKDCLQWAELCQDTAHSYTFGCAQELSDGGPGGGGGGGGGYQGLADQRAGLLAGEQHPFPIKRTNKYFSLDLTSEEVPEFVV, encoded by the exons ATGAACAAACTGCActttcacaacaacagaaccatGCAGGACCGCcgctgtgtctgtgtctttctgccCAACGACGACACGCTCAACGTCATAGTCAAT GTGAAGACTCTGTGCCAGGAACTGTTGGTCCAGGTGTGCGACCTCCTGAGGCTGAAGGACTGTCACCTGTTTGGTCTCAGCGTCATTCAGA ATAATGAACACATCTATATGGAGCTGGCTCAGAAACTCTCCAAATACTGCCCCAAAGAATGGAAGAGGGAAGCCAGCAAG GGTATCGACCAGTTCGGTCCTCCGATGATCATTCACTTCAGGGCTCAGTACTACGTGGAGAACGGGCGATTGATCAG TGACCGGGCGGCCAGGTACTACTACTACTGGCACCTGAGGAAACAGGTGCTGCTCTCGCAGTGCATCCAGAGGGAGGAGGCCTACTTCCTCCTGGCGGCCTTCGCCCTGCAGGCCGACCTCGGCAACTTCAAACGCAACAAGCACTTTGGGAAATACTTTGAACCCGAAGCCTACTTCCCCCCTTGG GTGATAACCAAGCGCGGCCGCGAGTACATCCTGAGGCACATCCCCAACATGCACAAAGACCAGTTTGCTCTCACGGCGTCGGAGGCGCATCTCAAATACATCAAGGAGTCCGCTCAGCTGGACGACGTCACTGTCCACTACTACAGACTCTACAAG GACAAGAAAGAAGTGGAGGCGTCTCTCACGCTGGGACTGACACTTCGTGGGATTCAAATATTCCAG AACGTCGGCTCCGTGCGGCAGCTGCTGTACGACTTCCCCTGGACCAACGTGGGCAAACTGGTGTTCGTG GGGAAGAAGTTTGAGATCCTCCCCGACGGCCTCCCCTCGGCCCGTAAGCTCATGTACTACACCGGCTGCCCGCTGCGCTCGCGccacctcctgcagctgctcagcaACAGCCACCGGCTCTACATGAACCTGCAGCCCGTCCTCAAACAGGTCCGTCGGCTGGAGGAGAACGAAG ACAAGAAGCAGTACAGGGAGTCGTACATCAGCGACGCCCTGGAGCTGGACATGGACCACCTGGACAAGCGCTCGCGGgccagcggcagcagcgcggGGAGCGTGTCCCACCACAAGCGCCTGTCCCGccactccaccaccaccagccacGGCAGCTCGCACACCTCGGGCATCGAGACGGACAGCTTCAGGGCGCCGGGCCAGGCCCCGCACAGGCCCCTCCGGACCTGCAGCTCGTCCACCACCAGCCACGGCAGCTCGCACACCTCGGGCATCGAGAGCAGCGGCAAGGAGCGCATACTGGACGACGACG agaTCGAGATGCTGGTGGACGACCCCAAAGATTACGAAGAGCTCCATGAGATGGCTCTGGACCAGGAGCTGTGTATCCACATCACCGAGGACATGTTGACCATGTCTCCCGATCAGACCAACGGATTCTCCG GCCTGATCGTGAAGGACGtgagctcctccacctccagctcctcggagACCGTCGTCAAGATGAGAGGACAGAGCATCGAGTCTCTGCCGCAG ACGTCCGCGTGCAGGAAGCCCGACTCGTCGACCGACCGCCACAGCCAGTCCCTGGACGACGTGCGGCTCTACCAGAAGGACTGCCTGCAGTGGGCGGAGCTCTGCCAGGACACGGCCCACAGCTACACGTTCGGCTGCGCCCAGGAGCTGAGCGACGGAGGcccgggcggcggcggcggcggcggcggcggctacCAGGGCCTGGCCGATCAGCGCGCCGGCTTGCTCGCCGGCGAGCAGCACCCCTTCCCCATCAAGAGAACCAACAAGTACTTCTCCCTGGACCTGACCAGCGAGGAGGTCCCCGAGTTTGTGGTGTGA